Proteins encoded within one genomic window of Candidatus Amarolinea dominans:
- a CDS encoding RHS repeat protein: protein MTTKGTNWVRSEIVTNTLGTSSQATTYEYLTTSQNNAQYGNVTAMRTYSDTVGTLYRSQETFYFPANTSGGVYIVNRPAQQFLKDATGACNGETRYFYDNKTSYAQTPSKGDVTKVRVGQTSCGGSWADTRYLYDDWGNSKIVTDTLGHMITTTYDTTAGAWPMLYALPTSMIAPLVGTTTYAWDKVLGQVTSVTDPNLATTSYSYDQWGRQTQVIEPGDDATNPTLRLTYTHYAGSGSPYWVKQEQKESGSNYLESRTFYDGMGRVVQTQAEAASSSQSILVNTQYQPLGVLRASVPYTYTAASGRVPGAGLGATTGGQSPTTAWAG from the coding sequence GTGACGACGAAGGGTACCAACTGGGTGCGCAGCGAAATCGTGACCAACACGCTGGGGACCAGCAGCCAGGCGACGACGTACGAGTACCTGACGACCAGCCAAAACAATGCGCAGTACGGCAATGTGACGGCGATGCGCACCTACAGCGACACGGTGGGAACGCTGTACCGTTCGCAGGAAACCTTCTACTTCCCGGCCAACACGAGTGGCGGCGTGTACATCGTGAATCGGCCGGCGCAGCAGTTCCTGAAAGACGCAACGGGCGCGTGCAACGGGGAGACGCGCTATTTCTATGACAACAAGACATCCTACGCACAGACGCCGAGCAAGGGGGATGTGACGAAGGTGCGGGTGGGGCAGACGAGCTGCGGGGGCAGTTGGGCCGACACGCGATACCTCTACGACGACTGGGGTAATTCGAAGATCGTGACCGACACACTGGGTCACATGATCACGACCACCTACGATACGACGGCCGGCGCCTGGCCGATGCTGTACGCCTTGCCGACGAGTATGATTGCGCCGCTCGTAGGGACAACCACCTACGCCTGGGACAAGGTGTTGGGACAGGTGACGAGCGTGACGGACCCGAACCTGGCGACCACCAGCTACAGCTACGATCAGTGGGGGCGGCAGACGCAGGTCATCGAACCCGGCGACGATGCGACCAACCCGACGCTGCGCTTGACTTACACCCATTACGCGGGGTCGGGGTCGCCGTACTGGGTGAAGCAGGAGCAGAAGGAGAGCGGATCGAACTACCTGGAGAGTCGCACGTTCTACGACGGCATGGGACGGGTGGTGCAGACGCAGGCCGAGGCGGCAAGCAGCAGTCAGAGCATCCTCGTCAACACGCAATACCAGCCGTTGGGGGTGTTGCGAGCGAGCGTACCCTACACCTACACCGCGGCGTCTGGGCGGGTACCGGGCGCCGGACTGGGCGCAACCACAGGCGGCCAATCACCTACGACAGCCTGGGCCGGGTGA
- a CDS encoding RHS repeat protein: MTQADGTTVKSFYQNRQTAVLDALNRQTISETDAVGRLYRVQQYLVTVNGQPDWGATVYAHSIYTYTVSDQLEQMTGPDEALTTMTYDLLGRKTRMTDPDMGIWSYTYDAAGNLTRQTDARGCVITFSYDGLNRVKGKTYSGSSGCSATAVGYTYDSGTTGKGRRTGMSDSSGSASWTYDGRGRVTQESKAINGTGGGTFVTQWSYDSADRPLWMKYPGGASQIGEQVHYAYTTQGLLDTVRSNGSTYYVGKTQYNERGQVMERWLGSTTGVVKQLYAYSVAENFRLVSLKAGTGATNDNRQKISYTYDDAGNVLTITDAAAYGCRQTQKFTYDTLDRLSTASRRAAPTAHG; this comes from the coding sequence GTGACGCAGGCGGACGGCACGACGGTCAAGAGTTTCTACCAGAATCGGCAGACCGCGGTGCTGGATGCGCTGAACCGGCAGACGATCTCGGAGACCGATGCGGTGGGGCGGCTGTACCGGGTGCAGCAGTACCTGGTCACGGTCAATGGGCAGCCCGACTGGGGTGCGACGGTGTATGCGCACTCCATCTACACCTACACGGTGAGCGACCAGCTCGAGCAGATGACCGGGCCGGATGAGGCATTGACCACGATGACTTACGATCTGTTGGGGCGCAAGACGCGCATGACAGACCCGGACATGGGCATTTGGAGTTACACCTACGATGCGGCCGGGAATCTCACACGACAGACCGACGCGAGAGGTTGCGTCATCACCTTCAGCTACGATGGCCTCAACCGGGTGAAGGGCAAGACCTACAGCGGGTCGAGTGGATGCAGTGCGACGGCGGTGGGTTACACGTATGACAGCGGCACAACCGGCAAGGGGAGACGCACCGGGATGAGCGACAGCTCCGGCAGCGCGAGTTGGACCTACGACGGCCGCGGACGGGTAACGCAGGAGAGCAAGGCCATCAACGGAACGGGCGGCGGTACGTTCGTGACGCAGTGGAGTTACGATTCCGCCGATCGGCCGCTGTGGATGAAATACCCCGGCGGTGCGAGTCAGATTGGCGAGCAGGTACACTATGCGTACACGACGCAGGGGTTGCTCGACACAGTGCGCAGCAACGGCAGCACCTACTATGTCGGCAAGACGCAGTACAACGAGCGCGGGCAGGTGATGGAACGCTGGCTGGGCAGCACGACCGGGGTGGTGAAGCAGTTGTACGCCTACAGTGTGGCCGAGAACTTCCGCCTGGTGAGCCTGAAGGCAGGCACAGGTGCGACCAACGACAACCGGCAGAAGATCAGCTACACGTACGATGATGCGGGCAACGTGCTGACGATCACGGATGCGGCGGCGTATGGCTGCCGCCAGACGCAGAAGTTCACATATGACACGCTGGACCGGCTGAGCACAGCCTCACGTCGAGCGGCGCCAACTGCTCACGGCTGA
- a CDS encoding RHS repeat-associated core domain-containing protein, with amino-acid sequence MRVAESSGGVLYYLLTDHLGSTALTLDSSGARVTELRYYPFGAARYNAGNQVTTYRFTGQRWDSGTALYFYQSRWYDPLIGRFLAADTIVPQPQNPQNLNRYSYVGNQPLRFVDPSGHAGVDFWGGGGDAGAGIGLVVALIMTQAQGAVYQYGPVAAEITWLYGNQTIAAGDQISQAVQNAGQGGNTAGPGGLDPNDPRFKQGTEQAAQTQGSAVTSRGLNVFSRAAEFGIKSYNQLSKMTSATGLRAHHLIEQRFAERLGLNTGRMSSIALTPEEHQIFTNMWRAEIGHIGDRSALTTATATLQDVWTAAQRIYAQHPELLEAVRQDLFGQ; translated from the coding sequence ATGCGGGTGGCCGAGAGCAGCGGCGGTGTGCTCTACTATCTGCTGACGGATCATCTTGGCTCCACCGCGCTGACGCTGGACAGCAGCGGCGCCCGCGTGACCGAGCTACGCTACTATCCCTTTGGTGCGGCGCGTTACAACGCCGGCAACCAGGTGACGACCTACCGTTTCACCGGTCAGCGTTGGGATAGCGGCACGGCGTTGTATTTCTACCAGTCCCGCTGGTACGACCCGCTCATCGGGCGATTCCTGGCCGCGGATACGATCGTTCCTCAGCCGCAAAATCCGCAGAATCTGAACCGGTACAGCTACGTCGGGAATCAACCTCTACGCTTCGTAGATCCCAGCGGCCATGCTGGAGTAGATTTCTGGGGCGGTGGTGGCGACGCTGGCGCAGGCATCGGGTTGGTTGTGGCCCTCATCATGACCCAGGCGCAGGGGGCGGTTTACCAATACGGCCCGGTTGCAGCCGAGATTACCTGGTTGTATGGGAATCAAACCATCGCCGCGGGGGATCAGATCAGCCAGGCTGTACAGAATGCCGGTCAGGGCGGCAATACGGCGGGACCGGGTGGGCTGGACCCGAACGATCCTCGCTTCAAACAGGGGACTGAGCAGGCGGCACAAACGCAAGGAAGCGCGGTCACATCGCGCGGATTGAACGTCTTCTCGCGAGCGGCAGAGTTCGGCATCAAGTCCTACAACCAGTTAAGCAAGATGACAAGCGCTACCGGCTTGCGGGCGCATCATCTGATTGAGCAAAGGTTCGCAGAACGTCTGGGACTGAACACCGGAAGGATGTCCAGCATCGCCTTGACGCCGGAGGAGCATCAAATCTTCACGAATATGTGGCGGGCAGAGATCGGCCACATCGGTGATCGATCAGCACTCACTACGGCAACCGCCACTCTGCAGGATGTCTGGACGGCGGCTCAACGCATATATGCACAGCACCCAGAGCTCCTTGAGGCTGTAAGGCAGGATTTGTTCGGGCAATAA
- a CDS encoding RHS repeat-associated core domain-containing protein produces MVCERPPRSACNPGRTVIRAAIPFESARPAKRQATFTSGTNAGIYLLATAATGAERGNSYRVWQDATHVRIYENASTSYLLVASFPVSNTAGQTHSYQVIYDPLTGKVQVWRDNVYLGSWTDTTPLLSGSYLSLRTDASNVLFDNLVVSEVVKYYQAGGQRVALRKNGAVSYLFGDHLGSTSVTADATGVRTAELWYKPWGENRGTPYQTTPTQRRFTGQVLDEVAGGLYFYNARYYDPALGRFISADTIVPSPQNPQNLNRYSYVGNQPTAYVDPTGHAHCVDTDCAVTWHPTKHRYMISPGAPGVRSVAQSIVADLGGVNDLEAMAVISDVAAGLYRTWDRFMPEMGKIFTGSPAYGTFGLIAPALSTMLGLGGGGCAGVGREPHDCPSNTVYFHDTGFHSNFQDYHNQPYHMWGYIAQTATPGDIISFELNFILSQWGNLIHEQVQSKLNLDSGWGTSWQDWVLSEAGVLIGYKITYNLITSPAELGDTLRRDLGPLGPGSRGRLQQLESNYGKLRGSP; encoded by the coding sequence ATGGTTTGCGAGCGTCCTCCCAGGAGTGCGTGTAATCCTGGGAGGACGGTCATCCGCGCGGCAATTCCCTTCGAGTCCGCCCGACCTGCCAAGCGGCAAGCGACCTTTACCAGCGGTACAAATGCGGGGATCTACCTGTTGGCGACAGCGGCCACGGGTGCGGAACGCGGGAACAGCTACCGGGTGTGGCAGGATGCAACCCATGTCCGTATCTACGAGAACGCCAGCACCAGCTACCTCCTCGTCGCCAGTTTTCCTGTGAGCAATACGGCCGGGCAGACGCACAGCTACCAGGTGATCTACGATCCGTTGACGGGCAAGGTGCAAGTGTGGCGGGACAACGTCTACCTGGGAAGCTGGACTGACACGACACCGCTCCTCAGCGGGAGCTACCTTTCGCTGCGCACCGATGCGTCCAACGTGCTGTTCGACAATTTGGTGGTGTCGGAGGTAGTGAAGTATTACCAGGCGGGGGGTCAGCGGGTGGCGCTGCGCAAGAACGGTGCGGTGAGCTACCTGTTCGGAGATCATCTGGGCAGCACCAGCGTGACGGCGGACGCGACCGGGGTGCGCACAGCGGAGTTGTGGTACAAGCCGTGGGGAGAGAATCGAGGGACGCCCTATCAGACAACGCCGACGCAGCGGCGCTTCACCGGGCAGGTGCTGGACGAGGTGGCGGGCGGGTTGTATTTTTACAATGCGAGATACTACGACCCGGCGCTGGGGCGATTCATCAGCGCGGATACGATCGTGCCTAGTCCCCAAAATCCGCAAAATCTCAACAGATACAGCTACGTCGGGAACCAACCGACCGCCTATGTTGACCCAACAGGACACGCACACTGCGTGGACACAGATTGTGCAGTCACCTGGCATCCCACCAAACATCGCTATATGATCAGCCCTGGCGCGCCTGGTGTTCGCAGTGTTGCCCAGAGCATTGTCGCTGACTTGGGCGGGGTCAACGATCTCGAAGCAATGGCTGTGATTTCTGACGTGGCGGCTGGCCTCTATCGAACTTGGGACCGTTTCATGCCTGAAATGGGCAAGATATTCACGGGATCGCCCGCTTACGGAACCTTCGGCCTGATAGCGCCAGCTCTCTCAACCATGCTCGGATTGGGGGGCGGCGGCTGTGCCGGCGTCGGTCGAGAACCGCACGATTGCCCAAGCAACACAGTCTACTTTCACGATACTGGCTTCCATTCGAACTTTCAAGATTATCACAACCAACCGTATCATATGTGGGGGTACATCGCCCAAACGGCGACACCCGGAGATATCATCAGTTTCGAACTGAACTTCATCCTATCTCAGTGGGGCAATCTCATACACGAGCAAGTACAAAGCAAGCTCAACTTGGATAGCGGATGGGGCACCAGTTGGCAGGACTGGGTTCTTTCAGAGGCTGGGGTATTGATCGGTTACAAGATTACTTATAATCTGATTACATCCCCTGCGGAGTTGGGTGACACACTCAGACGAGATCTCGGCCCACTTGG